ccctaatcttcaactggtgataccctaacctgagatcaatcttgaagaacaccctcactccctgaagatggtcaaataaatcatcaatacaaggcaaaggatacttgttcttgattgtgaccttgttcaactacctgtaatcaatgcacatcctcatcgttccatccttcttcttcacaaatagaataggcgcacctcaaggtgacacactaggccgaataaaccccttagcaaggagttcctgaagctactcctttaattcctttaactccgccggtgccatgcGATAtagtgaaatagaaatgggctgagtacccagcaccaagtcaataccgaagtcaatatccctatccggtggcatgcccgacagttTTGCAGGGAATATATCCGGGAAATTTCTCACCACCGTAAgcgaatcaatactaggagtctctgcactgacatccctcacaaaggccaaataagaaagacaacccttcccaaccatccgctgggccttcaagtatgaaattaccctactgggagcATAATCCgacaaacctcgccactcaatccgtggcaccccaggcatagccaacgtcaccgtCTTAGCATGAAAATCCAGAATAGTATAAGATGGAGCTGACAACCAAtctatgcccaatatcacatcaaaattaaccatactaagcagcaaaagatctactcgggtctccaaacccccaatagtcaccacacaagaccgatatacgcggtccacaataatagtattgcccaccagagtagatacataaACCGAGAAACAAGAGACTCGAGGGGCGTAtctaaataatgagcaaaatatgacaacacatatgaaaaagtggaactaggatcaaataatacagaggcatcccaGTGGCAaactgagataatacctgtgatcacaacATCTCAACAAGAGCATCCGGTCTagcagggagtgcatagaaatgggcctgaccgccacctgatcggcctccccctctaaggtGACCCTtagctaactgacctccacccccagctggctgggcgggtggggAAGTAATTGGTGCTGAAGCCAAAGGCCGACTCCTTGATCAAAGCCAgtcctgcactactattgagtagagagagaggtcgaaacagcttttacccgattaaggtcgggatcgatttccatagggaaCTAGAAGTTGGACTcgagtgtctatctaaagtggagttgtgtatttacTCTTAATTTCACTTCTAAatattttgggttttgatttacttctaattgtatAGAACCACAATGATCAATTAAGCTAAAATAAGCTAtgattaaactattgcgagttgttcaattagataaaaggcactagggtagtgacttttgcctaggtggtcaattgacggatacttgagtctaaggaatgattgtcacatttggggagtatgatataaccattgcacgattctactcactctacacctctcagtagttcgagtgattttgcccgaattgactttctcaagaccaattgggtatgcaaatttacacaagcaatca
The Nicotiana sylvestris chromosome 11, ASM39365v2, whole genome shotgun sequence DNA segment above includes these coding regions:
- the LOC138880771 gene encoding uncharacterized protein yields the protein MVNFDVILGIDWLSAPSYTILDFHAKTVTLAMPGVPRIEWRGLSDYAPSRVISYLKAQRMVGKGCLSYLAFVRDVSAETPSIDSLTVVRNFPDIFPAKLSGMPPDRDIDFGIDLVLGTQPISISLYRMAPAELKELKE